The nucleotide sequence CGCCCACATCGGCTCCCAAATTTTCGAGCTGCAACCCCATACCGATCTGGGTAACGCAATGGTCCAGTTTTGGTTGAAAGCTCGACGCTACGGTCTCGACCCCACCGAACTGAACGTGGGGGGCGGTTTGGGCATTCGCTATACCGAAGCAGACGACCCCCCATCAATTGACGAATGGGTGCAAGCGGTTAGTGCGGGCATCAAGCAAAGCTTCGATCTCGCGGGACTGCCCCTGCCCAAAGTTCTGTGCGAACCCGGTCGCTCCCTCGTCGGCTCCTCCACGATCACGGCCTATACCGTCGGCGGCAGCAAAGAGATTCCCGAGATTCGCACCTACTTGTCTGTAGATGGGGGCATGTCCGATAATCCTCGCCCCATCACCTACCAAGCTGCCTATACGTCGGCGATCGCCAACCGACCCAACGCCGACCCCGTCCAAACCGTGACAGTGGCGGGCAAGCACTGCGAATCGGGGGATGTGCTCCTCAAAGATGTTCGACTGCCAGCGATCGCCCCTGGCGATATTCTCGCGGTGCTCGCTACCGGTGCCTACAACTACAGCATGGCTTCTAACTACAACCGCATTCCCCGTCCTGCGGCTCTCTTGGTCGATGGGGGGCGGGCAGACACGATTATCGAACGGGAAACATATTCAGATCTCGTGCGTCAAGATCGTTTGCCGATTCGGTTGACCGCGCGCGCACGGTAAGGAATCGTCGCCCATGTTCCGGGCTTTTTCAGCATGGTTGCGATCTCTAAACCTCTCAATTTCGCCCGCAATGCTGGTGGACTGGGGGTTAGTCATCCTGCTGATTTGTTTTGCCTTGTATGTCACCCGCAAAACCCGAGCCGTCTGGCTGGTCAGGGGGTATGTTCTACTGTTATTGCTGTCTTCTATCACCCGTCCCCTCACCATCCTGCATCAAGTACTCAATGCAGTTGTGATCGGAGCCGCCGTGGCACTGGCCGTGTTGTTTCAGCCCGAATTGCGCA is from Synechococcus sp. PCC 7336 and encodes:
- the lysA gene encoding diaminopimelate decarboxylase; its protein translation is MVSTPALPVLPTIAASPNQSLYPITATINAAGHLEVGGCDVVELATQYGTPLYIVDETTIRQSCRSYRDSWSRHYSDEADKALVLYASKAWNCKAICALVAEEGLGLDVVSGGELYTALEAGVPGDRIYLHGNYKSAAELQLAIDAGATVVLDNLHELQMLTHLAQGQQQPVRVMVRVTPGIECHTHEYIRTGHLDSKFGFDPNALDDLFERLSQVPQLAFVGLHAHIGSQIFELQPHTDLGNAMVQFWLKARRYGLDPTELNVGGGLGIRYTEADDPPSIDEWVQAVSAGIKQSFDLAGLPLPKVLCEPGRSLVGSSTITAYTVGGSKEIPEIRTYLSVDGGMSDNPRPITYQAAYTSAIANRPNADPVQTVTVAGKHCESGDVLLKDVRLPAIAPGDILAVLATGAYNYSMASNYNRIPRPAALLVDGGRADTIIERETYSDLVRQDRLPIRLTARAR